Proteins encoded together in one Planctomycetota bacterium window:
- a CDS encoding fasciclin domain-containing protein, with protein sequence MAARVRTLWTIALLLVFAPAALAHDESHAHTQLPSADRFDSAWATLRSEDDHQTFCRLAVLVGLHRVLDGSHDVTVFAPTNAAFTQLGEAELERLAKPDARRDLRDLIAGHLVWGRVLPENVPGWRLCPTAARATVALTRPETVDGVSSSTQQVTLLVVDAIDAFEVDCDASTGPVYGVDRLIRHENTEWHHAPGCEPHEGSSSSNGQHAGIGGGRSASSSGGSANSPDRNGQPGNQSPPAVSGGVSVNR encoded by the coding sequence ATGGCTGCACGGGTGAGGACGCTCTGGACCATTGCACTGCTGCTCGTTTTTGCACCGGCAGCGTTAGCGCACGACGAATCGCACGCCCACACGCAGTTGCCCTCTGCGGATCGGTTCGACTCCGCCTGGGCGACGCTGCGATCGGAGGACGACCACCAGACGTTCTGCCGACTCGCCGTGCTTGTCGGCCTGCACCGCGTCCTGGACGGCTCCCACGACGTGACGGTGTTCGCACCGACGAACGCGGCTTTCACGCAGCTCGGCGAAGCAGAACTCGAACGCCTGGCCAAGCCCGATGCACGTCGCGACCTCCGCGACCTGATCGCCGGCCACCTCGTCTGGGGACGCGTGCTTCCTGAAAACGTGCCCGGCTGGCGGCTCTGCCCAACCGCCGCCAGGGCGACGGTGGCCCTCACCCGGCCGGAGACCGTGGATGGGGTCTCTTCCTCCACTCAGCAGGTGACGCTGCTCGTCGTTGACGCCATCGATGCTTTCGAAGTCGACTGCGATGCGTCGACCGGTCCTGTCTACGGCGTCGATCGCCTGATCCGCCACGAGAACACCGAATGGCATCACGCGCCGGGATGCGAGCCCCACGAAGGCAGCAGCAGCAGCAACGGCCAGCACGCAGGCATCGGCGGCGGTCGTAGTGCCAGTTCGTCAGGCGGATCTGCGAACTCGCCCGACAGGAACGGTCAGCCTGGCAATCAGTCGCCGCCTGCCGTCTCTGGCGGAGTCTCGGTCAACCG